A part of Aegilops tauschii subsp. strangulata cultivar AL8/78 chromosome 2, Aet v6.0, whole genome shotgun sequence genomic DNA contains:
- the LOC141041189 gene encoding uncharacterized protein, whose product MLEAERNKRENNRLLERIEQNTALHQRNNLVSLSDFIKLHPPTFHHSVEPLDADDWLRSITHKLRSALVAEADKVTFAAYHLEGPASLWWENEAMRPAGHVTTWSEFSEAFREHHIPEGLMDRKCEEFCSFTQGRLSVDAYSREFGNLAHYATEEVSTDAKKQARFRKGLSPELHRDLRLHECTSFQKLVNKAISAETGQTDFEATRKHGRDTGSSSGSGPQNRRVWVPNTALPPRFTPRPSYQAPHPVQQYAPAKPYGGPTNNAPPRTISMTCFKCGEPGHYMRECPQTNPDQSGMAIGRGKPTGKVY is encoded by the coding sequence ATGCTGGAGGCTGAGAGAAACAAGCGGGAGAACAACCGTTTGTTGGAGCGCATCGAACAGAACACAGCTCTGCATCAGAGGAATAACTTGGTGTCGCTCAGTGACTTCATCAAGTTACATCCACCCACTTTCCATCACTCCGTCGAGCCCCTCGACGCCGATGACTGGCTTCGCAGCATTACTCACAAGCTACGTTCTGCACTCGTAGCTGAGGCTGATAAGGTCACTTTTGCTGCCTATCATCTTGAAGGCCCCGCCAGTCTCTGGTGGGAGAATGAAGCCATGCGCCCAGCTGGCCATGTCACTACTTGGTCAGAATTTAGTGAGGCTTTCCGCGAacatcacattccggagggtcttATGGACCGTAAGTGTGAGGAGTTCTGCAGTTTCACCCAAGGTAGACTCTCTGTGGATGCATACAGCAGGGAGTTCGGTAACCTAGCACACTATGCAACTGAGGAAGTTTCCACCGatgccaagaagcaggcaaggttccgcaagggacttagccccgagcttcacCGTGATCTCCGTCTGCATGAATGCACTTCCTTCCAGAAgcttgtgaacaaggccatcagtgctgagacaggTCAGACTGATTTCGAAGCAACACGCAAGCATGGCCGTGACACTGGTTCCTCATCCGGTTCTGGCCCTCAGAACCGCCGTGTGTGGGTGCCTAACACTGCCCTGCCACCCAGGTTCACACCGAGGCCATCTTATCAGGCGCCTCACCCAGTTCAGCAGTATGCACCAGCCAAGCCCTATGGTGGACCAACCAACAATGCTCCTCCACGCACCATCTCTATGACGTGTTTCAAGTGTGGAGAACCGGGCCACTACATGCGAGAGTGTCCCCAGACCAATCCCGACCAGTCTGGAATGGCCATTGGCCGTGGCAAGCCAACAGGGAAGGTGTACTAG